GGGGAGTTTTCCAGGCGGTCGTTTTCCACCTCGGGGAGGACGCTGACCGTGGCGAAACGGGCGTGGTAGTCACTGGACCCGTGACTGCAGGAAGTCTTCATGCTCTCCAGGTCCGAGCAGCTGAACTCGGAAAAATGGCTCGAGTGCGACTCCGCCACCGACGGCAGGCTGTCGCTCAGCGAAGGGGAGTCGAATTCACTGGAGTTGGTGCTCTGTTGTTCTAGCAACTGGGCGTCCATGTCTTCCCGGGTCTCGTTTATCTTCATGCTGctctttttcctcagtttccctttgGATTTCTTCCCGCCGGCGGCTTCTTTGGACCACTTCGGGGCGCTGGATTTGCCGTCCGGCaggccgccgccgggcccggcaGCCGCGTTCCCCCGGGAGGGCACGCTGCCGTCGTCCACGCTGCTGCTCCCGCTGTGGTGGCGGAACTTGGCTGGCTTCGACTCGATGTCGACTTGGACCTCCATGCTGTTGCCCTCCCTGGAACCGGAAACACAGACAAGTagagccctctcttcctcttctctcgacTTCTTCCTGCatccctctgacttgctccctttattcatccccccactcccagacccaccgtatctctgtaatttatttacattaatgtctgtctgccccccaaTATGTCTgaatactgtaccctcccaagcgcttacgctCGGCCcccggtaagcgcccaataaatacgactgacattcGGCCTGGCCGGTGAGCATTTGTTCATTTgagcttggacaggtcacttaaccattccgtgcctcagtttcctcctttgtaaaattgggatgagatACAGATTTTCCCAATCttctaggttgtgagccccgtgtggtacagaCTGTCTGATGACCGTGCAACTATCCTAGCACTTAAATGCACAATACCGTAATTACTGAATACCAGCGAATGTGACACCATCGTGTATTTAATTCAGCTGACAACTTTTTTCATATGGAAACTGAAAAGGATTCTATAAAAAGTTAAGTCCAGCACATCTCCAAAGAGGctttaagtcacttccctttgcccTGGACAATTCCCACCTCTAGTCTATAATCACTGTCAACTTTAAGTGCCAAACTTTGAACTCGATTCCTCTCCAAATAAAGGCCTGAGAGTATTGTGTTATTCTACAATCTCACTGTTAGCTTAAGTACCAAACTTCCCATTTTCCTAACTCATTTCCTTTCCAAACAGAGGACTGAGAGTTGTTTGGTTAATAGTTTCATATTCTATGTCAAACGAATTCAGTGATCAAGTGACCAAATTGAATATTTAGCCTAAAAACCAGGAGAGGCACAAGTTctcaattttaaataattttgttCTTACTTATCCAGTGGGATGTAGGAATTTAGAATGGATCCTGCCATTGCTTTGGTGCTGGCATTATCGCTAACTGTTCCCAAACTGACAGTGCCAGATTCACCGCTCAGGCTGTAGCGTTCTTTCTGTACATCTGCTTGTACTTCCAAccttgggaggaggagaaaaaagaaaatccgATAAGCATCACCCGCCACACCAAATTGGCACTTTTGTAGCCTGAGAATTTATGTTGGTTTGATAGTTACTTCAGAAAATTAACAAAACATTTTAAAGAATACTTCTCTTGCTTAATAGCAGTGTTCTTTCAGACTACACCATTTCATCAGTTCAGAACAGAAAAATCCTAGAATGTGAAATGGGGCATAGTGGAACTTGCACTTAAAACGCATAAAATAAATAGCTTTAGAGTCTCGTTCCTAGCTCCTGGCACTTTGCCTTCAAGTGGCCAACTTGGAAGCACCTGACAGGACCTGACCCAGTGGAAGAAATCTTTTAATTCCCACCAAATCCCAATAAGAAAGCCTTTCAGAGAGCCACTTTACCACGCTGGGAAGCCAGAAGAGGATAGTCAGCTTACTCACTGGTTTCTCCccttccagctctgctgcctgaAACATTTTTCTTCAGTGTTCTTTTGCACCTGTCTCTGCACTCCATAAACACCTCCAGTACTTACCTCTCCGCAacaggcagaaactcctggctTTTAAGGCAGTCCATCAAATCTCTTCCTTTTGTTTAAGTTCTCATCCTTCCCCTCAAGCTAACACCTTCACCTtgttctcctctctcacctccccttgctcaagtccttcctgcctgaaatcccctccccctccagaggcTTTCCCCAGTTCATCTGTCTTCTTGCCCACTCATGTCCTCTaagctccctccaccccacaagGCATTTCAGTCCACAGTGACTTACATCCTTCactatttaaatatttattcctCCGGCACACTCATCTTATCCTTTTCTTGAACTTCCTATCTGAAAGTTATCTCCCCAGATAGGTCattagctccttgagagcagggatcttgcctccaagtgcttagaacaaaactctgcccacagttgaagctcaataaatgttattgtctGATGGATTAATCATAATCATATACCTTgataagaggagaagaaaaggacccagtaacaatgggaagcagcatattagtctgtaagcccgtcaaagggcagggactgtctctatctgttaccgatttgtacattgcaagcgcttagtacagtgctctgtacatagtaagcgctcaataaattctcttgaatgaatagagcatgggcctgggagtcagaagaacctgggctgtaGTCCcggctccatttgcctgctgtgtgatctttggcatgtCCCTttaactactcggtgcctcagttttcttggctgcaaaatggggattcaaaaccagttctccctcctacttagattgtgagctccatgcaggacagagactgtatctgacctgatttatcttgtatctactccagcacgtaagaccgtgcttgacatatagtaagtgcttaaaaaaatgccataaaaaattcggTAGCCAAAGCAGATTTTGTTTCCTTTAAGTATAGAATTTGAAATAACGTTGATGGAAATAGAAAAAACATTTCTATTCATCACCTGGCCTAGGGCCAACTTTTGATTTTAAATATGGAGTTGAACAGGAGGCAAGCATTTTTAGACAGCAGGAGGACTTTGTTGGAACAGGCTTCAAAATCTCACAGGAAAGAAGCCGCCTTTGTGGGTCTTTTCAGACCCGAGAAGAGCAAACAGAGTCCAGTCCAAAGATCTGTGGGGGGAAAATACCACTGACCATTTTTTAATACTGACCactgtatttttaagtgcttattcattcattcatttaatcatatttattgggagcttactgtgtgcaaagcattacactaagcacttggaaagtacaatttgcttacttttgtgtcaggcattgtactaaaatcTGAGATATATACACCTGGGATAAATACAGCTgggatatatgagaagcagcgtggcttagtgggttctaatgccagttctgccacttatcaactgtgtgactttgggcaagtcccgaaacttttctgtgcctcagttacctcatctgtaaaatggggattaagactgtaaaccgcacttgggacaacctgattactgtgtatatacaatagtgcttagaacagtgctcggcacgtaggaagcacttaaataccatcattaatattattacagctgatcaggttggacacatgtcctatatggggcttaaaatcttaatccccatttcacagatgaggtgactgaggcatagaagttaagtgacttgtccaaagtcacatggcaaacaagtgatgaagcccggattaaaacccaggtccttctgactcccaggtccgtgctctatccactaggccacgctgcttgataaaGAGCACCTGTGGTTATTGTTTAATTAAAACGGACATAATTTGagtcttttcagtcagtcaatcagtggtgttttttgagtgccTGATTGCCTGGGGGACTACAACGGCAGCAAGACCTATATCGCCTGCCCTCAGGAAACTTacaaatctaatgggggagacagacaaaatgtcagggtgacacagctGAATAAACAGAATATGCCGATAAATATCCCCAAGTGCTAAAGAGAGGAATTAAAGTTATAAGAAACAAGGACAGCTGCTCGAGTAACTGAAGTGCACAAATGATATTAGCAAACCAGTGATTCCAAGTTAACATAGCTAGACACTGTTGGTAACATTTCCTTGACCCTTGTTGAACAGTGAGATACTAGGCCTTGCTGATAAATTTTTATCCAGTTAGGGTGAAGTAAAAATCATTTCTCACCTGTTAAAACAGTTGACCATTGCACTTCCTGACAAGCTTCCTGTTATACTAGCCCCGGCCAGGGCCATAGTGCTGGCAGTTTCACTGAGATTGTCGCGAATGGCTCCTATTCGATCCATGTGGCTACCACTTGCACTCAAACTGCCGGTCAACCCACCGACGCTTCCCTCCCCAATGCTAGGGTTGTGCCGGGCTTCTGCTACTGAAGTCGTATCTGAATAAAAGATTTCAAAAATGGGAAATGTCGTTTAATCTGGCCGAGGGAATTTCGAGAAAACACCACAAAGTATCAGGAGACCTTGCTTGTTGAGTCTTTTGCACAcaaaccctcccccaaccctctcccggACAGAGAACACCATGAAAAGGAGACGATCCAAGGCCAgtaaagtcagggtgatgaaaagATAAGGCCAGGAGAgactgctcccccacccccaaacatacTGTAATCTTGTCTTTTTGGCTGCTTCTCCCATTACTTGGgtctttccccttgccaaacctcaTCCCTTCCCACTTCCAGAGACCCTCTAAAAACCCACCTCCCACCAGAGGTTGCCAGTTTGATCCCCACCCTTCTAGTCATGCCTCCTACCAGCCTACTTTTGGCCCCCCTTGAGGTTTATTTCTTTAAATGTCTACATTTcattattttctcttctttcttattGGATATTTGCAATCTGtatctgcttccctccctccattaGATTGAGAGCTTCCTGAAGGAAGAGTATAGACCTTTAACTTGCAGTGACTATTCCCAtacccagtattcattcattcattcattactgggcgcttcctgagtgcagaggactgtactaaacacctaggagagtacaatacagtagagtgccCCGCAAGAAAAGGCTATTGCTATTGGACCCGTTTTTGCTTCCAAGTTATCGATAACGTAAAGGTTTTCGGTGTGCCTCTTTGAGTAGGACTCAATTCTTGAACCTTCTTGGAAACATAATCTGATGAAATGCATGCTAATATCAGTATGAAAAGCACACACTATTACTGACACAAAAATAGTCAAAAAGGAAAACACCACTTGCTGAGAATGGAGCAACTTTCTCTGAAGGGGATACCTACTTTCAGAATTAGCAGTTAGAGTATTCTTTTAGACTTTTCAAAGGTCAGTTTCCGATaagtttctgagaagcagcatggcctagtggcaagagtagaggcgtgggaatcagaggatgtcggttctaatcccggctctgccacttatctactgtgtgaccttgggcaggtcacttaacttttttgtgcctcatttacctcatctgtaaaatggggattaagactgtgagccccgtgtgggacaaccttattatcttgtctctaccccagcactcagaacagtgcttagcacatagtaagtgcttaacaaataccatcgttattattataagggccAGATAATATACATGAGGGGGTATATAGGACCAGCTGTTTCTGAACAGAGGCTTGAAGAAAATTACACAATTTGAAAGCAGCAATGGGTCCTGGAGACAAACATGATGGTATAATGATGGACAACTCTGCTGTGGGCGCGGTATGTTTGCCAACTGTTGCCTCCCACAGAGCCCCAGAGGTAAACGTCACCATCAGTGACTTCACCCCAACTACAACTACAACCGTCCTAGGGGCCGTGAGAGAAATGTGCCCTCCGCCTGTGCTTTTAGAATCCCCTAGAGCGTTCGGGTCCAGAAGAAGACCCGATGCTGAAGATGCTGATGGGCCCCGTCCCTCCATCACTTGGATAATGGTAGTGGAGACCTGGGTCTGCACACATTCCCCCCACCGGGCCGccagcttggcggaggtgagactGAGAGGAGGGACAGGTATGCCGGACTATCATGGGCGGTGTCCCTTGGGAACAGTAGCCTATGTGAAAACTCATGCCAGCAGTGgcatccctagactgtaagcgcattgtgggcaggggacgcatCTGTTTGCTatactgtatactctcccaagcacttaataaatacgacaatgaataaaAAGCACAGTTCTCCACAAACTCGGTTGGCTCTGGGCGGGAAGGATCTGTAACTTTCAACATGTAAAACGTTTAGAGCTGATTAAGATTTGGTAAAAAGGTGATTTTTCACCACATCCTTCTGATCGATCatagtatttgaatgcttactgggtacagagctctgtattaataataataatgacaatgctggtattagaacagtgcttggcacacagtaagcacttaaagtgctggggtagatacaaggtaatcaggttgtcccacatggggctcagttttaatccccattttacagatgaggtaacaggcacagagaaaagtgacttgctcaaagtcacacagccgacaagtggcagagccgggattagaacccgcgacctctgactcccaagcctgggctttttccactaagccacactgcttctctgttaagcttCCTGTATGCCAAGCGCCTTCACCAGATTCTCCTCTTTGCTCAGTTATGAAAGCCTGCAGCCTATAATATGAAGTTGTTCTACTGTTTCACCCTGGACTCTCCCTGCCATTTTTTGGATCAGTAGGATAAAAATAGGTTTTCAAAAATGCAAAACAGCCCTTGCTTTTTAACACTCAAACACAATTTTAAAAGTAAAAAATGAGGCCGTGTAGAACACTCAAGATAAAAACACTTGTTTGCTTCAGTCGAAAGCCTTCCTCACCTACTGCTGTATTGGTTCCTCCAACATTtatatcattttcatcatcaaatTCGATCCTGACTCCTTTTCCATTGCCAGCTGACACTCCACAGCCTCCACTTcggcagagagagatgggaacaACTCCGTATACATAAGCCAACATGATGGGAACACCGATTCCTGTAATAAAATATGTAAATTAGACTTAAAAATACACTAGTAAGATGTGATTACAAAATATTTCAAAGATGTGATTACAAAATATTTCAAAGCCACATAGAAATCACTACAATAAATGAACGATTCCACTAAAATTCACCCATCTGAGACCAGTTCCCTCCCCAGAGCCACAGAGTTTTGTACTACGCAACACTGCTACTGGTCTGAATAAATTGACCAGAGGTTTCCTTCGAGACTTAGTAAACCTTGTACTAGAAGGTTGATGGGGGAAGTCTTCTTAAGTTTAAATTTTCAATACATAAGAAGTCTAGAATTGGGAGCACTGAAAGTTTGTCATTATTTGCTTACCTACAGTTACCGCAGCTACAACCGGAGATACAATTACCGACAGAGTTACGCCGCCGGCTATAGCTAGATTCCGCTTATGCTTTGAAATATCCTTGCCTTCATATCGGTTGTGAATCTTGAGAATACAAAGAAAAGAAGGGGATAAGGGGAAGAAGATGTCAGTAGCTAAAATGCACATATATACGTTTACACACGCTCACATTACATTATATATTAGAATATGTGTTGGTCTGTCCTCTCATGCATTTCAGTCCTTTTGGGAGCCAGGACATGGACCAAGCATGTCTGACCCCTGACCAGAATCACAGAGTTCCATATATGCACTGTATGCGACACCTCAAAAATTAATGTAATTTTCCAAAGCGATGCTAAGCAAAGCAGCTGGTAGCATTTTACAGAAATGAAATTGACTTTGAATTTGCCAGGCCATTAAAAGTGCTTTTAAACAAAATTCAAGGCTGCTTATCAGCAGGCAAACCCAGTATGATTTTTGAGCACTACCCACAACTGCATCTTGGGTTCcctataaggatatttacaaagGCAGTAACTTATTTTGGCCCCTTAGAATCACACTAAATTTTTCACATCCGTCCTCATAACTGTTCACTCTTGAAACGAGATCTGGCCAGGTGTAATCTGCTGGAATTCTAATAATTGAAAATGCAGCAAATTCATTTTTAACATGGTTAATTACTGGATACAGGAAGAAGATACAGGGCTCAAAGACACTTCTGCTATATAGGTTTCTTTCTTTTCAGATTTGTTATGATATGAATTCCAATAAATTCATTTTAGAGAAAATTTGCCCCCTACTTTCTAATTCATTTCTGACCACGGGGAAAAGTTCTAGCAAACAAGActtagaagactgtaagctccatgaagaTAGGGATTGTGTATACTAGGGATTGTGTGggttcccaaacccttagtacattgtgctgcacatagtaagtgctcagtaaataccactgattgatgagctgGAGTTatgtttcccttcttcctttatctggggaaaaaaagtgaGGCCAAATACTCAATCACAGACTTATGCAGCACAGTGGTCTTTTTCCTGCCTTTTCTGCTGAAGAATCCCAAGTAGTAATTAACAATTATATGGAACAAAATTTGGTTTTAAACTACTGTAATTGTTTTTGGGTTCATGATATATGTATAATTTATTATCCTCATATACCTTTTTCTGATGGACAATTTAGTAGAAGATATTTAGATAAAAGCTATAAACATATGCATGTCTAAATGCTAtgaattaaaatatttttatgcctactGTTCCTCCATATGGATGGgaatgaaaagcagcctggcctagtggatagaacataggcttgggagtcagaaggatctggattctagtcccggctccacttgtctgctgagtgaccttgtgcaagtcacttcacttttctgtgcttcggttgcctcaactgtaagataggaattaagactgtgagccccatgtgggacacggactgtttccaacccgatttgcttgtatactcaatagtgcttagtacagtgcctggcacatagtaagcacttcgcaaatgccactattattagtagtagtagtagtaattttagGGTGAATTGGAATAAAATGACATCAGTGAAAACTCTTTAACTTTAAAACAACTCCCTTGCACTGGGGCTGGATTCCTCCAACACTGGCCCTCTTTTTTTGAATTTGAAACTTTCAAAGGAAAGGGAAATTAAATAGTTTAGGATCAAAGTGAATCAACCTTAATTAAGTTACGAAGCATAACACAGTTCTTTTCAGACTGTGATCCTTATGTTTAAGAAGAATGAAGAATATTTAACAGAAGGTGTCTGTTTTGAACAATGCGCTGCAGAGAttatgccttgtgggcagggaatgtctctgtttattgttgtactatactctcccaagcgctaagtacagtgctctgcccacagtaagcactcaataaatacgattgaatgaatgaacctattaaATCCATTCGATGATCATGAAAATGGGTCACCTTACAAGTGACTTTATAATAAGCAATTGAAATACATTAGTTCAGCCCCAGGTCCACCAAAATAATGTGCAAAATGTCCAAATAAATATGGCCCTGAGCTGGGCATTTGATTGATTTGGTTGAACAGCCAAGTTTGAGGTTTTCACTAGGGCAAACAATCTCAGTAAACATAAACAGGAGAGAggtcatagtaagctcttactgtaaTGTTAGATTGTGTACCCTGAGGGACAATTACTATTCTAATACTCACCTGAGtcctcttttccagcacttaatacagtgctctgcacactgtaagcgcttaataaatactatgactattaCCACAAAGAGGAAATACTGGTGCTTTTGATGGGTGGCGTCTCTGAACTGGTGCCCCCTCAAtctgggaaatggcagaatgaaAACTCCTCTGTCCTGGAGCTTGGCTGTCCTGCAGCCAGCCTTCTTGGGAGTCAACTCTGGATAGCGGTGCTGCCTAGGAGTGTGACCCTACTGCCTAGGAGTGTGACCCTATTGGACTGGGGGCCTGAGACAAACTCCACCTTCTTGGATTCACTCGAAGATGCTTGCTGGAGGTTTCTGGCCCCAAGCAAGCCTTCACGGGCCCACTTGAGTGGATGGTTACCAGCTAACCTTTGGCCTCTGGGAACCAGAAGGGAGCTGTGAGCTGGAGCGTGCTGGGCGCCTGCCACCTGCGATGCCCCTCTGTACCCAAATCACAATGCAATatgcataatgatggcatttgttaagcgcttactatgtgtcaagcaccgttctaaccgctgcgGTAGAtctgagctaatcgggttggacacagtccctgtcccacaaggggctcacggtcttaattgcccttttgcagatgaaggaacggaggcccagagaagtgaagtgaagtgaagggacttgcccaaggtaacacagcagacacgtggcggagccgagactagaacccaggtctttctgactcccgggcccgaactctatccactaggccatgctgcttctcctgtttatGGTATTCGAGGAGTAACCCAGCTCCACAAATGTGGAACAGGCAGATATAAAATGGAtgctgcttcaaaaaaaaaaattatattctcAGATTTTTAAGACAGTATGAACAATGTTTTTTTTCCACGAAGGTTATgtgcaggggaaggaaggaatgtgGATGTGAAATGTAATAAACATGTCCATGTCCATTGCGACTTCTTGATTTCTAATAACTGAAAGCACGCAAGACTGCCAAGGCTTCCAGATTTAGAACATTTGGGGAGCAATTTTTCACTTTGTTAACGAAGTGGCTTTTTAAATACCTTCTAGACTGAAGAGAatatgtttgttttttatttcctaGTAAAAAGGCACATACACATTTAAGGAAAAACACTACGCGTGGTGTAAAGAGAGATGCACTTcagaataaaaaggaaaaaaacaaccacctcAAACCCAGCAGAACAAAGAACTTTACCTTCCGCCCCACGTACACAGGGATTCCGATAATCATGGCAGGAATAGCAATGCCTGCTATTAAAGCAATTCCTACAGGAGCACCCACAAGCGTTCCCAGCTGCCACAATATTTTCTTCTTCCGACTCCagggttttttcccccaaaaagtACAACCTGATGGGCTAATAGAAACATGTGTAGGTAAAGCAGTTCTCAAGGCCATTTGGGAAACTAAACAATAACTGCTGGGAAGTCTTCAATTCAAGGTCCCACCTTCCACTCTATggatttctttcatttctcttaaTCCTCAGAAATTACTGACAATGAATAAGAATGGAAAATAATTTTGTGAAACGAAATGTCTGCCTACTTAAACATCAGTAATTTACTATCTCTTTTGAGGTGTAAACCCCACCTACCCTCCCCCCAAACTCAAAATTATTACGGCCAAGCCAAAGCCTGGGAAATTACAGAGTaggcagtctctagactgtatgcttgttttaAGCAGGGAAAaggtccattaattctgttgcactgtactctcccaagcgcttagtacagtgctctgtacatactaagcgctcaataaataccattgactaattttcctgacattccctgctcacaacgagtttaaagtctagagaaaacTTATAGCCTGCAGAGAGACAGACTGATCAAAGCAATTCACACATTTACTTTATCTCCTTACCTGACATACTGCCATATTCCTCTTTCAGTCTTTGGATCCCTAAAATCAATTAAGGACTTTTTTCCTGCCCATGTTTCAATTATTTAATCAAAGAGTAAACGTCTGTGTGATGGACAAAACCCAGGTAGACCTATTTTCAGAATCTAATCGAACTATAAATTTTACTTTTACTATTTTGCAAAGTTGGGATACCAACCGTGGTTAAACGGAAATGGTTTCCCAGAACTCTGCCAGTCCCATTAAATGCTaccctgctcctttcctcttaaATTTATGGCACAGAAATGGACTAAAAGGTAAACCTCCAGGCTTAAGTTACAAGAGTCCGTTAAAAATGCTAGTCATCAAACTTTTCAAAATGCCCTGGCTCCAGGACGAAGAATGGCCCTATACCATCTGTTCCTAAACTTACCTTAAATAATGTAAATCTGAGATCTCTTTCATACACAGCCAACAGAATTCACAACCACAGACAGCACACGTCATGTGGTTGCAGCTTCCATCGTTCATTTTGATTATGTAAGCGGCACAGCGTGGGCATGGCTTTATATCGTCAGCTGTTGAAACAAGTCATAGGAGACGTTTATTGAAATTTAAAAGCAGTTGGAACGCAGTCGGTGTGCACTTTTCATTGTCAGATAGTTTCTGGGAGAAGATGGTCAAATCACACATGGCCACGTTTACCCATccttaaaaaaacacaccaaccctccctgcccacgccagttatcgccccatcaccCTCCCGCCattgctctccaaactcctcggaCAAGTTGGTTAACTCTGcagtctcctctttctctcctccaactctctcctcgaccctctgcaatctggcttctgcccccttcactccaccaaaaccaaCCTCTCTCTGGTCACCGATGACGTCCTTCTTGCCCAAGCCGATGGACTCTAACCTGTCCTAAGCCTCTCAGACCTGTCGGCTGCCTTGGACACTTTtggccacccccttctggaaacacttTCTAACCTTGgcgtcactgacactgtcctgtcctCTTGCTTCCCTGGCTGCGCCTTCTCAGTCTCTTACTCTAACAGCTTCGACTACCAATCCGATGCACGTGActcacaaatctacctctccaaccctgtcctctccccttctctgcaatcttcaatttcctcctgtcttccgtggcctgggttctaatcctggctgtcacttgtctgctatgtgacctggggcaagtcatttgacttctctgggcctcagtttctgtaaaatggggattgagactgagccccacatgggacttggactgcatccaacttgataagctgtatctaccccagggtttagtgcactttcaaataccataaaaaaccccaaacttctctgtgcctcagtttcctcatctgcaaaatggaacttcactaccggttctccctcttagactgtaagccccatgtgggacccgatgatttggtatctaccccagcacttagtatgatgcttggcacctagggcttaacaaataccattattattattattgtttaattattattatttctc
The Ornithorhynchus anatinus isolate Pmale09 chromosome 4, mOrnAna1.pri.v4, whole genome shotgun sequence genome window above contains:
- the RNF19A gene encoding E3 ubiquitin-protein ligase RNF19A, whose amino-acid sequence is MSILDMSLHRQMGSDRDLQSSTSSMSLPSVKKAPKKRRISLGSLFRRKKDTKRKSRDLTSGVDGIASIESIHSEMCTDKNSIFSSCTSSDNGTAPGSKQSGDFLECPLCLLRHSKDRFPDIMTCHHRSCVDCLRQYLRIEISESRVNISCPECSERFNPHDIRLILSDDILMEKYEEFMLRRWLVADPDCRWCPAPDCGYAVIAFGCASCPKLTCGREGCGTEFCYHCKQIWHPNQTCDAARQERAQSLRLRTIRSSSISYSQESGAAADDIKPCPRCAAYIIKMNDGSCNHMTCAVCGCEFCWLCMKEISDLHYLSPSGCTFWGKKPWSRKKKILWQLGTLVGAPVGIALIAGIAIPAMIIGIPVYVGRKIHNRYEGKDISKHKRNLAIAGGVTLSVIVSPVVAAVTVGIGVPIMLAYVYGVVPISLCRSGGCGVSAGNGKGVRIEFDDENDINVGGTNTAVDTTSVAEARHNPSIGEGSVGGLTGSLSASGSHMDRIGAIRDNLSETASTMALAGASITGSLSGSAMVNCFNRLEVQADVQKERYSLSGESGTVSLGTVSDNASTKAMAGSILNSYIPLDKEGNSMEVQVDIESKPAKFRHHSGSSSVDDGSVPSRGNAAAGPGGGLPDGKSSAPKWSKEAAGGKKSKGKLRKKSSMKINETREDMDAQLLEQQSTNSSEFDSPSLSDSLPSVAESHSSHFSEFSCSDLESMKTSCSHGSSDYHARFATVSVLPEVENDRLENSPVPSGGDGPAPSHGAEERSDPGGTGAVRSCFGDVLKEANNNHHSQPARELNAAIHTEI